ACCGAGAGCTGGTCGTATTCGCTTTCTAAAGCCACGAAAGAGTTGATATTTATCCTTTTACTGATAGGTGACTGGAAATATAGTTTTGtatcaatattaattattaaaaagcgACTTACCAACAACTTCGACAAACTGTAGAGACTGAGGATGTTCGGTCACTGGTTGGTAAACTCAGATATGAGCAAAAATATTAGTATTTCGATGGAAAGCCACTTGTTTGTATTAGCAAAGTAGCTCTTTCCACTTTTATACTTTGCTtctaatatatttctttttaaatgcattgacaATACCGTTTAATCAAGCACCATTGGTAATTAGTCATACCAGATTTGTGTTATTTTGTCTAAATTAGAAGATAAGTTGTGAGAAGCCAACAAGAAGACGAGATGCCTTCCAATAGTTCTGATAATAgtttaataaagttaattttaattaataaactcaaatgataaattttttttggtactgaCAACGCTGCGCgaactaattatttttattttgagacCTTCCAAATTTCTGTGGGGTCTTCGACAGGCCATGTTTTTCACTTCTGACCACAAACCGTAGTCCAATGTACTGGACTTCCAGACGGCCAATCATCTGCAGAATATGCAGCTATGAAACTAAAAATACGAGTTTTGGTGTTTTCGGTtgcggctcatttttggagcactTTCTATAACTATAATCAAAATCATGAATGAAAACATAATAGATGATGGCCACACCACAATTTTCAAGCGCTGTTTCTCtaactttttcgattttatcgTCATAAACAGAGCCAGATGGACGACCGGTATGAATCAATTCACTTCGACTTCACACCCTTCACTAAATGATTTGTGCCAAAAtacttctgcaatattttcaatgttCCGTTGTCGTGTTCGCATTGAAAATGCAAACTTTTAAGCAGCAATAGCAAAATGATGAACAGGATGACGAAACAAGTTGAATTCCATACTTATGTCTGTACATGCAGGTGATAACCAGAACTACTAAAATTATATCAAACAACCTTGTGcgtgaaatcggataataacaaCGTATATTTctcttaaaaaaatactttaagtgCTATAAATCCCGTTCGAAAAGCTTAAGGTTTCATATTAATCGATGTAAGACCAAGATAAGGGCGTTGCACTGACCCCACTTTGGTGAAATATTATGTCTTAACACACGATTTGAATCAAATTAAATGCTAACCACTcccactttatatatatattatatgccaccattttaaattcatcGGGTTAAGATACTTGGCAACAGATAAAGAATGCACAGATAAAGCTATTGAAATAGAActtagcaaaaataaatgtttagcaTGATAAGGTCTGTCAGTCCGTCTGTACgttgtatatacgtgaactagtctctcagtttttcagatatcggcctgaaatttcgcacacttccttttctcaccaagaagttcattgtttgtcggaactgccgatatcggaccattatggcatatagctgtcatacaaactgaacgatggcATTTTGgggtttgacgagatatattcatgaaatttggcaaggGTTGTTGTCTAAGGCTATAATGCAACCTTCAAAAAAATCGgttcactatagtatatagctgctatacaaactgaacgatcggctTTACGTTCCTGTAAGGAATCAttcgtatttgtgaagagtgttATAGTTTCGgtacaactgaagttaacgAATTTTCTTGTTATACTAATTCACTTGTtatactaataaataaaatagatccAGACTATGAGTTAGCACTCATATATCTTTCCGCGAATATTTTGATACACTAATTATAtaacagagtataaaagttttgttcacctaacgctaGTTTCTAACACCTAAAAagatatcgagttatatatacatataactaaatGATCCGGATGACAAGGCGTGTTGAATTCCAGGTGATTGTCTGACCGTACATCCGACTGTATGAGTGAAAtcggtctagaccttggtctaaatttcatatctctaatataatgatttccgattctCTAGTTCACgttttcctcatatacccaatacattaaatttaatcgAGGCAAAATGTAGTGAATAAATTACTATGAGTGAGCCTATTGACTATAATACAAGTAAACATTAGTTATTATGACGACAAACAATAGTGTAATCGATTTACAATTTCtacgagtaatgaatgttggaatcttactaaaaattttttcaagctTTTCATAAAGCTCGTGAGAAGATAGTTGGTCAAAAGTGACAACAGTGAaagattttgttgtaaataatatagtttatttattttaaacgttTTCCACATCTATCGATATTACATTTTATGTTCACTTATTCGTAGGTAATCGAATAAAGTTTGGTAGAGGTATACTTGGTGCACTTGTTGTTCGACGTCTACTGTTTCTGTTATAGCGCCTTCGTACAACAACTTGTTGACGAATTCGGCTTGGTCTACGTCGTCGACGTAAGCTTTGTGGACGGCGACGTTGATTTCTACGTCTACGCCTTCTGGCAGCTGCGCGCCTACGTTGTAAACGACGGCGTCGTTGACGATTTCGTCGTCGTTGATAATCCGTTTGTGATTGTTGTCGTGCTGCTTTGCCGACATTATAATCAATTGGCGTGGCATTGTCGGGTTCCTTTGAGAAAGACTCTGGCTGACTAACCGAATTTTCTAGACCGTTACCGAATTGCCTTTGGCTGAACCCACGTTGTTTAGCATTGATCGCTGTACGATCATCATCGTAATTTTCGTTGTCATCGTCATCGTCGTTGTCAACTTCGTTATCACTATAATTACTGTAAAGGTCGTTGGTACtgtcataatcatcatcatcatattCATAATCATCATGGAATTCAATATAAACTGGATTACGAGCCGGTGCGggcgtagttgttgttgctggcgcaGGTGTAGTTGTAGTTTTAGATTCTGGCTCAGTGCTAGTTGCGGTTATAACTGGAGTTGTAGGGTAATCAAACGAATCATGAGAATAATAATCAGGTTCATTGAGATCAACATGAATTGGGATAGTTTCGACAGATGTTTCACATGGACTGCTTTGCGGTTGACCCTTCACTCTGTTAAAAAACTCGGGTGTTACAAATCGACCGGAAGGCAAAATGTCCTCGTCTTTAGCCACTGAGCGACGATGTTGGCGAAAAATTCTATATCTGCCGTTATTAGCTCCATAGTCGGTATCTCGCGAAGctataatgtattaaaaaatatgtatctaaGGAAAATTATGAACAAACTAGCGACCACTTACCGACTGTTTCCAGTGCCACTGCCGCGATCAGTAGCAACACTGGTAATGAACGTGACCAGGTGAGCTGCATCTGGAAAATTGCTCAATTGCTAAAATTACTTGTAACAACGCTCGAAGTATCCCTTTCGACTGTTGAATTCAACTAACTAAGGTGAACTGCATCTTTCGGTTTATATCGGAGGGACTTTTATATGTGCTGCTAGCAATACAGATCGCAGGGGTTCTCTAATAGTTTATAGTTAATTAAACCAAATGTTTATagtcatatttgttgttgctcagAACATAAGATGTTAATATACATGCAGAATAATTGTTTCACTCTTAACCGCTGGTATAGAGGCGTAAACAGAAAGGAGAGATTGTGCAAAGAAATTcgcaaaaatttgcaaaaacaagATACAAGATCCAATATACATATTAGTAGCAGTTTAGAAAAAACAATTTGCATCAAATTTGCATGACAGTCATTGTACCGATGAACACGAACAAAACATAATGCGAAATAACATGCTagtgtataaaattatttttttttttgattattttacaaatggcttacaaaaaatattaaaaaccgtTAGAATTCTTTCTCTTTCCTCTAACTGTGTTTAATGTTATGTccaataaatgagcagcttgatAGCGAAATTCTTTAAGTCTCGAGTGAATATAATAAACCTTAATTTGTACATTTTACTCTCCTAAAGCTTTAGTCTCAATAGTGGCTCTCCAAAGCAATCATTGAATACTTGATATTCGATCTGTTCGCATGGATGCCAAACGTGGTTACACAGTTACATTCTAGTTAAGAGTTTGTTAACACTTTGAAGATAACATAATTACGAGAAGAAGTTAGAATCCAGCAACAtggtgtgaaattaaaaataaattacactaaaaaaatgtggaaagaGTTCTATCCGTTTTTCTACAATTCAGCTTCAAATCGCTTCAGCGAAGCTCTTTGGCCATATTCCCTTCTACAGGTAATTGCTGTAAGTCTTGTGAATCCCAGAAACCAGTGATCATGACCTTTCCGTCTGATGAGACAGTCTTCCCCTTTTTGAGAGAAGGTTCGTCGACTATTCTGTGGCAGTGACAGTGGTCACACGGTTGCACTTGTTATCTAGTGTGTGCAAATGTGGCACTCACAGAAAGCTTTCTGATTTCCAATATTCTGTAAAATTATACTTCGTGGCAGTCGCTTTCGTGGCACCGATTCTTGATTCATCACAAACGGAAGTATGCCCAAATTGAAGATGATTCAAAAACGTCAATCTTCCATAAACAAGAATCGAATCACCGACCcatattacattttataatacttAACAAACAAAACAGGATTATCTCGCCGAAATAACATCATTATGGATAcagtagcaggttaaactcttaCTTATCCAAACCTATgccctgcatgcaatgagtccccGTATGactctaaccacctctttgcatgtccCATGAAACCAACTCACCTAGCACCCCTTTAATACAacaatgacatttttttttagatttttcctTAAATTGCTCAGCATTCGCTTTCTCACGTGTCAAAACAAAACTGTGAGTTTGATTAAAACAATTACTCCTAAAATTCTTTACGAACGGGCGGTGAGACTAAGTACTTATGGCACAGCCCTCGTAAGTTTTAAAGCACATTTCTGTATAGAAAACAGTTAAAATCAAAATCATAAGTCTATTATTTGACTTTCTATCTATAGAGCTTATCTCTGGAAATCTACAAAATTGGAATAGGGAGTAGTTAATGTTATCGATTTCCCCATTCTAACAAATCATTTATTAAATGATGCTAAATAACAAAAAGATATCTCTGAAACTGTGAGGATGTTCTCAGTTCAACCAGAGCTTGACCCGATCTATGCAACGCTGTGTTTGTTATAAAAGATTAACTTCCACATGCACTattcaaattttgtttctttatttcaCTGGCATTGTCCTTTGAGTTACATATCGTGCGCTATTATTTAAACCTTTACCCGTACAATGCGTCTACGTTTGTTGGAACGACGCGACTTTTTGCCACCGCGACGATGACGACGCTGCTTCTTCTTACTGAATCGACGCCTTTTCTTTTGGCTGCGGCGATGCTGTTGACGGCGGCGACGTTGACGACGTGCCTTAATTTGCGACTGGCGACGACGTCTGTTTAGACGACGCTGGCGTTGACGTTGACGCTGTAGGCGTCGTTGCGCCTGACGACGACGCCAATTCGAAGGGCGAGCACGTGCTGCGCGACCAATATTCTCAACTGAGTCATTCAAATCTTCAATGCCGACTACATTGACTTCATCGCTGTCGTCTCCTTCCACTTGTTCGTAATTATCAATTGGATTCCTATTCGGATGGTACAATGGTAAGAGGAAATCATCATCTTCATTATCCAAGTCGTCATTGAAATTTGCTTGGTTTCGCACGATCATTCGGCTTGTAGAATTCGCTGTTGTGGTAGTTGGGCTAGTTATTGTTGATGGGGTGGGCGATGTTGGTGTTGTAGGGAATGTCGTTGTTGGGGTTATTGGTGatgttggtgttgttggtgATAATGACGTTGGTGTGGCGGGCGAAAGGGTAATAGTTGAGGTTGTGGGTGATGATGGTACAAGTGTTGAGGTCGTCGCAATGACAGTAGTGGTGGTTGTGCTGGGGTTCTTTAATGAGGTGAATCTATTAATTAAGTCCTGTGAGATAACTCGTCCACTAGCGACTTCTTCATGGAGAGGTTTTCTCGCATGCACCCGCTGTCTATTAAACAACTGATATTTTTGTTCTGCGCCAGATTTGGGAATCTGCTTACCTATGTAACACgaaacaaaaacaccaaaaaattaaagtttggaTTACAATGTTAAAATGCGCAATGTTGTGTAGAGTTATTCCTTACCCGATGCTGATAATGTCACGGCAGCTAAGCCGAGCATCAGAATGGCAACTTTATAGAAATGCATGACGGCGGTGTACTTTGAAGTGTACAGCGTTACTCCTCTCTACAAGGACACCTcgattcgttttttttttacactaacTTTTTACCAATTGTAGGAATAGACTTTTATCAATAAACCTTTTCCTTTTTCTTGTAATATTATGTTACTCCAAGTGTTTGGAGCTCACTGATCGTTAAGCCTTACAAAcgcaatatttatatgatgaacCATGGCAAAAAGCCTATCGAAATAGGCCTAAATTCTTTATTGCCCATATGTTTTAcatgtaaacaacaacaacaatataaaatatcatCAATAGGCTGtttataaatttacaacatACAACAACCACAATAGGCGTAGCCAGCGTTCGTTTAGCTACACTTGCCTTTCCAGAACGttgtaaattaatttacataaatcgcataaaaattgcaaattaaaatatttgaataatcgTCGCTGGCATAGGCCTAAAAGAAACCAACCAACTGAGGTAGCATCAATTTTTCCCGTTATTTTACACAGCGATAGAATTTACAGGCATACCACGAATATATAAATACCTCTTACCATATACTTTACGTAGTTTACAGTATGTTGacatatacacaatatatattacaatgtattgtacatacatatatacatttagcaACACATAACCGACATTGGACTAATCTTTAGTTTTCTTAAATATCTTTTTGACTCACCTATTCAGAGCCGCATTCTCATGCACATAACCTTTAATGACTTTCAACTTTTTAGCACCTTAATGAACATATATTAgtaataccatctgatcaaatttgacccgtaCTGGTACATTTAAACTCCTCGCGTGAGCCGTATcgacaaaaaatattctttgtatatattttttatgtgtgtTTACGAGGCGAAAACTTTGTGTGGTGATTTTTGACATGgaaaagaaattttaagaacgagtttgcttgaaattttgtgttcccAATGGAATTATGGCCACGTAATCGTTTGAAACGTTACGGAAGTGTTTTCAGAAGTCTACTTTGTCACGAACAGCAGAATTTAAGTGGCACAAAGCGTTCGTTTCCCcgcctctgttaatgacgataaaatcgaaaaagttaaaaaaaaaacagtgcttgaaagtCCTCGTTGGTTGGTatcagaggatctcaacatctcttacgGATCGACTCAAAACATTTTGGGTAATGTTTCAATGCTAGACTGGTGCCAAAATTTTTTGCAAGAGGGACGTCGAGTAGAGGGCtcaaagagatgcttgacaacgaaGCTGAGAACCCTGCATACATCAAATGCATCATTACTGTGAGACGTGGATTTATAAAAATCACCGTGAAACTCTCCAATCTAGGGTATGGTGCTCCAAAAATGAGTGAATGTTGTGTCTCAGGAGGTTATTCTGAAGGCAATAATAaaggtttttattaaaatacaccCATAACACTTCCCTTAGCGTAGAGAACTTAAGAGCGAATAATGGCAATATCCCGTTATGATCATTGCTAGAATGTGAAATTTCAGCTTAATATATACGAATCAACGAGCAGATTCTAAATGACAAATATAAAGTTCAGAGTCAGATAATTAAAGCCAGGTTAGCTGAGTAATTTTCCACAGaaaatttacacacattttCGCAAAGAAACGGAAATGATCCCTGTTCGACGGAACTTGGCTGCGACTTAAGCGCTTAAAATAACTCGAATAATTCAGTTATATAATGTACACATTGGACATAATGCGGTCGTTATTTGTACCAAACATTCGCTGAAAAGTTAttcataaccccataaaaagaTTTCCGAATTACCGTAGCAGTGATTCCCTATTTGTGGAGTATCACATGCTAGTGATCGAAATAGTTTGGGAGCACAACAAAGTGAGAGTTTCTTAACCCTTCCATTTCAATAGTCCAGCTTATGCGAgactaattttgaaaaatctaaCGTGTAATATCTTTGGCTTTTTTAAAACTGGCTGGAATAGAAATAAAACGAACAGGTAGAACGTAATCCAACTAAACCTAATACACACCCTATAAATCCATAGCCAAATTagctttaaatataaaaaaataacaattttgaaCTGAATAATGTTTTGTTCCATTTCATTAGTCCTGATCAGGGGTTTCAATATTTCAGAAAACTAAATATTGTAGTATTGGCGCATTTCACATTTGTGTTCctaaatatatactatgtatgtatatgaaacatTTATATCCGAGTATTCACATCAAACCTGATGGTAGAAAATTTACTCATTATCATTCTTTACAAATCCACTGCGGACGAAGAGCGAGAACGAAGTAGGTTTTAAATGCGTTAACGCAGtcaatcatatttcatttactGAGGATTTTTATAGGATTTTGTATTTACCAGGCAAAACTTGTTGAATTCAATCGTTACTTACTTGCTTATTTCAACAAGGgtgtaaatacatttttctcTAAAGGGCTCTTTCTATAGGCTAATAGATTGACAACCCGTATTTTATGGTAAATagcattaaaattttcctttcaAGTACCACactagtatttaaatttttctaagtGCTCTATGCAATCAATTTATCGCGATTATGCTCACATTTTCGTCCCAAGACtagtttgaattaaaaataatcacagttttaaataattaaattttgttaaaggcGGATACAAAGTTTTTAAACACACAAAATTTTCTCTCCAAAGTCGGTAGTCTGACACGTACACACATCCCGCAACAAAATCACTCAAAAACTCTTTCCATTCTTTCGGGACATCGCAACGCTCGTTCAATTTGTTTGATAGTATCAAAGATCAACACCACCTAGAAGTAGTCCGACGAAAAATGTGGCAAAGGTGAGATactcaaatgtacatatatgtcgTATGTATCCGAGGATAATCTGTGAATCGCTCTAAAACAATCTATATTTTTTCACGTTTGAAACGATTTAAACAGTCCTTAAAGATCcataaaatattgaaagtaaaacaaaaaagaaatgttgAGAGAGAGAGTAATAAAGTAGCTTACAACAATTGGTaatattttgtacatacatagttaGGTTAAAGTCTGCCTCGGTAAATTTTTGTGTTCCTAGAATAAGTCTTGGCAAATTCTTAACGTTACGTTATAGTATCAGTAGGAGGAACTgcagtggttgttgttgtaacaccCTTTaacgtatttaaaaatttgctgaTGATACGACCTTGAGGCTTCCCACTGACGCAGTGGATTGGCGTCGATTTTGGAATAGCTTGGATTCACAGCATCCAGTCAAGCGATACGGTAAGTTATATGTAAGTAGCTTACACATGAATTAAAGAGTCAGGAAAAAAAGTAGCACGAGAGCAAAACCATATCTAAAGAATTCATAAagcaaatattgaattttaccAAACTTGACGCCTAATTTTACTGGCCGTAATGCttgatttttagaaaaataaaattacgcaGATTAATGGGTTATCCCGAggctaaataaattaatttaatttcttcataCTTTAAAACCAGTAAGAGTCGAATGCCAAAATAATAGGGGCAATTAGTAAAAATATAGGTCATGAACTTCGGTAATGCAAAAGTAATAAATCATCTCATCATCTGGATTCTTGTGAAGTTTTGAGATCAATAGTATTATGCTTCACGTTTCTGTGTGGATATGTAAACAGTTGTTCATCTGCTGCTGCCCCAAAATAAAACTAGCGTTAATCAAGAACTTCGTTTACGGTTATCGAGCCAATATGCACACGAATAGTTGCtaacaatttgttttatttacagcgAGATCGACCCATTCGAGAGTTAAAAGCCGCAGTAATCAAATAGTTCAAGAAGAAACAGATAATTTGCCAAAATTAACCTTGCCAAGCATGTGGTAGATCTTTTTGCTATCTATGTATATTATCTTGATCGAGTACAATGCGCTAAATGTAGAGCGCTGCAAATTTCAGGCCACCTGGGGTTAgaaatggaaacattttttttcaatgtttaaTTTGTTGATTAACTCGCTCAAGAATTGAACATGCGATTTAAAGGGTGATAATCACGCATTAATGCACTTGCTAACGCCAGCATAAAAAAGTAATTCTAACTGGTAAGGAAGGtccaagttcgggtgtaaatGAACATTTTGTACTTTCGTAAGAATCAAAGTCGGGAAAATACTTTAAGTTGTTGGcaaatctttataataaaaaattttgcgaaagaatgtaacattaatatttagtatcttattaagatataatatattataggtCGTAGACTTACTTAGTATCATTACTATCGAGATAATAACCTAGTTAACTCAAAagagatatatattataaaagagGTTAAATTGGGAATATGAGAAGAACATTAACTAGAGAAACGGAAAacattatattaagaaatgaaaaagaaaaagggTTTATACCACGGTCTAGACATAAAACATATTCATCACTAACTCTCattatgtttatgaaaatattgaaatatcacACCAAATATATTGGACAACATAACCGGTTTAAAGTCATATAGaaaatcggaaatcattatatcggGTGTATTTGGGCTGGGGTAAGTATTTATCCGATATTATCGATTTTTGGCATTACAGCATACCAATACTAGGAAAAGATGCTCTCTACGTTTCATTcgcggatgtttgaaaatctttatattaggtacgaAGAAGATACAAAAAACGATGGTCTATGACTAAGGTACCTCACAaattaccgatattttcgataaaaagtcagtCCTAATCACTGACACATTTTCGGTGTTTGGGAACGTAAAAAATTATGGTCCAATTTCCACTATTTTTTGACGTTagattacatacttgtatttcaaATACATCCTGTATGAAAAGTTCTATTTCGATAACACTATTCTCTTTCAATtaatatactgtaaagtgaaataatcatatggaatttgaaattgtgGTATATGAGAAGTAGCTGGGGTGATggccgatttcgcctattttgataaaaaattttatgcctCTGACGCATTTACCTATTGAGTTATTGCACTTTtgctaatttttctttttttaaaattgttgtattattttttttattattaattagttaattagCCTCTTAGAGAGCGGGGCCGCGCCCACTTTTTGAACATTTTCAGCACCACAGCTTAGTTATATATGTTTTCGCTTCAAGTAACTTAGTGAGCGTGGTAATGGGTCGATTCCGTCCTTTTGTAATACCAACCCTCCTTGGTTGGCATTGAAGTTTcagcaagatatcttaatttttactcaagttatcgcttgcacgggcgGGCAGACGGACGTACGAAATACAACACGTCttttcatcctaatcatttatatgtacatactatataacTCTACATCTctgtcgattagttttaggtgctgaacaaaactataatactctatagcaacatattgcgagagtataaacatttcttaaaaccgcttaaaataatttttgaaattaaaaattagtctGGATAGTATCACTTCAGACATTCGCAATATGTTGCGTAGTTAGTTATGGAACTCATATGACAGAAAGAGGCAAATGGCAAATGGGAACGGCATGTGTGagttaaaaattgtaaacagcAATCATGGAGTCgctgtgtaaaatatttaatataacattAACTGTGTCATCATATAACGGTGtagttaaaaatttgatttgctAGACCAATTGATCACATGACCAATCTCAACGATCAGATAACGATCACGTGTTCCTCTCATTCGACGGTGGCTTtctatatttcgggattagaaaacaaaaacagatattaatcatcgaaaattgctttattgtttttcaaattttctccaTTAAGAcctatacacttttgcatgcgttttAACCAATTGTCGAAGGACTTTTGTCACTATGTTTGAGGTATCTCCGAAGCATGCGTTCTAAACGCCTCTTCAGGTATcaaaaacgttgacctcttagtttagtttttgcgtacgggaataaaaagaagtcattcggtGCCACGTTAGGACTATACggtggatgactcatcaaaCTGATGTTTTGATGCAattgtttcagtcgatgtgtgagagcgGCGGTTGGCTTTCCTGATTTCTGGAAAGAtaactggcaaacaaatggttgtgcACCACTCTCActgttttgcgttttttttattttttttttgttggattcggctcCTCTTGAAACACCCACACAGCcgactgctgtttactttcgggATCACTCGCGTTAATTCTCGATTCCTCATCTGTCACGATGTCATACCGATACCTTAAAAACACTGCAATAGTCAGGAACTCTAGAGCTGAAGTTTGTAGAGCGTTCCAGACAAAAAATCCTTCACAAACTTTCTCCCCAAGCTTTGACATATAAGCTCACTGCCCCG
The sequence above is drawn from the Bactrocera oleae isolate idBacOlea1 chromosome 5, idBacOlea1, whole genome shotgun sequence genome and encodes:
- the LOC118682639 gene encoding uncharacterized protein — encoded protein: MQLTWSRSLPVLLLIAAVALETVASRDTDYGANNGRYRIFRQHRRSVAKDEDILPSGRFVTPEFFNRVKGQPQSSPCETSVETIPIHVDLNEPDYYSHDSFDYPTTPVITATSTEPESKTTTTPAPATTTTPAPARNPVYIEFHDDYEYDDDDYDSTNDLYSNYSDNEVDNDDDDDNENYDDDRTAINAKQRGFSQRQFGNGLENSVSQPESFSKEPDNATPIDYNVGKAARQQSQTDYQRRRNRQRRRRLQRRRAAARRRRRRNQRRRPQSLRRRRRPSRIRQQVVVRRRYNRNSRRRTTSAPSIPLPNFIRLPTNK
- the LOC118682572 gene encoding coiled-coil domain-containing protein 80, with protein sequence MHFYKVAILMLGLAAVTLSASGKQIPKSGAEQKYQLFNRQRVHARKPLHEEVASGRVISQDLINRFTSLKNPSTTTTTVIATTSTLVPSSPTTSTITLSPATPTSLSPTTPTSPITPTTTFPTTPTSPTPSTITSPTTTTANSTSRMIVRNQANFNDDLDNEDDDFLLPLYHPNRNPIDNYEQVEGDDSDEVNVVGIEDLNDSVENIGRAARARPSNWRRRQAQRRLQRQRQRQRRLNRRRRQSQIKARRQRRRRQQHRRSQKKRRRFSKKKQRRHRRGGKKSRRSNKRRRIVRVKV